The following are encoded together in the Bacillus cereus group sp. RP43 genome:
- the uppP gene encoding undecaprenyl-diphosphate phosphatase UppP: MSDLIIAFILGIVEGLAEFLPISSTGHLILVGHLLGFEGERAKTFEIVIQLGAILAIAILYHKRLVSLCNIKPLLRKEKKFNALHVFLGVFPAVVVGLLLHDVIKTYLFQPHTVVIGLVAGAILMIFAEVKKAEAIAFSLDDLTYRQALTIGLFQCLAVYPGFSRAGSTISGGLLAKVNYKAASEFSFLIALPVMVGATGLDLLKSWKYLSVDDIPMFTVGFITSFIVAMLAVVTFLKLLEKIGLKPFAYYRILLAILFTLFVSV, from the coding sequence TTTTACCTATCTCTTCTACTGGCCATCTTATATTAGTCGGACATTTATTAGGTTTTGAAGGAGAAAGGGCAAAAACGTTTGAAATTGTCATACAGTTAGGGGCAATTTTAGCTATCGCAATTTTATATCATAAACGCCTTGTTTCTTTATGTAATATTAAACCCCTTTTACGGAAAGAGAAAAAATTCAACGCATTACATGTTTTTCTCGGTGTATTCCCAGCAGTAGTTGTTGGCTTATTATTACATGATGTTATTAAAACATACTTATTCCAGCCGCATACTGTCGTAATCGGACTTGTAGCAGGAGCAATTCTTATGATTTTTGCAGAAGTAAAAAAGGCAGAGGCAATCGCTTTTTCACTAGATGATTTAACATACCGTCAAGCATTAACAATTGGATTATTTCAATGCTTAGCAGTATATCCTGGCTTCTCTAGAGCTGGCTCTACTATTTCTGGAGGGCTATTAGCGAAAGTAAATTATAAGGCTGCATCTGAGTTCTCTTTTCTCATCGCCCTTCCTGTAATGGTTGGAGCTACAGGGTTAGACTTATTAAAAAGTTGGAAGTATTTAAGTGTAGATGACATTCCTATGTTTACTGTAGGATTCATTACCTCTTTTATAGTAGCAATGCTAGCAGTAGTAACTTTCCTAAAGCTTTTAGAAAAGATAGGTTTAAAACCTTTTGCATATTATCGTATTTTGTTAGCCATCTTATTTACACTATTCGTATCGGTATAG
- a CDS encoding ASCH domain-containing protein: MNPLAQTYWDTYWGNNEKPKSVTAWQFGDSPDYLAKLVIDGVKTATCSGHIFYELENEPLPTTNDYSIVLNSQDEPVAIIKTIEVTVTPMNEVTEEFAIAEGEGDRTYSYWRDTHIQFFTGELNELGLSFSEDMLLVCERFELINVKSKVKL; this comes from the coding sequence ATGAATCCATTAGCACAAACATATTGGGATACTTATTGGGGGAACAATGAAAAACCGAAATCTGTTACAGCTTGGCAATTTGGTGATTCTCCTGATTATCTCGCTAAACTAGTCATTGATGGTGTGAAAACCGCAACATGCTCCGGCCATATTTTTTATGAATTAGAAAACGAACCGCTACCAACAACCAATGATTATAGTATTGTACTCAATAGTCAAGATGAACCTGTAGCTATCATTAAAACAATAGAAGTAACTGTAACACCAATGAATGAAGTAACTGAAGAATTCGCTATCGCTGAAGGTGAAGGCGATCGTACCTATAGTTACTGGAGAGACACCCATATTCAGTTCTTTACAGGGGAACTAAACGAGCTTGGGCTTAGTTTTTCTGAAGATATGCTGCTCGTTTGCGAACGTTTTGAGCTTATCAATGTAAAAAGCAAAGTGAAGCTATAA
- a CDS encoding DsbA family protein — protein sequence MKIEVWSDFVCPFCYIGKRRLEMALEQFPHRDDVEVEFKSFELDQNAPIYSGTGINEVLASKYGISIEEADRNNIQLGNHAASMGLSFNFEEMKPTNTFDAHRLAKFAKDQGKEKEITENLLFAYFTESRNLSDAETLAAIAEASGLDKQEALNVINNKNAYANEVRIDEAIAQQYKITGVPYFIVNQKYAISGAQPLETFVGALQQVWEEENPKPELQDLSINSTTDTYCTDGSCSIPPKE from the coding sequence ATGAAAATTGAAGTATGGTCAGATTTTGTATGTCCATTTTGTTATATTGGAAAGCGTAGATTAGAGATGGCTTTAGAACAATTCCCGCATAGGGATGATGTTGAAGTTGAGTTTAAAAGTTTTGAATTAGATCAAAATGCTCCGATCTACTCTGGAACGGGTATTAATGAAGTACTTGCATCGAAGTATGGGATTAGTATTGAAGAAGCTGATCGTAATAATATACAACTAGGCAATCATGCAGCTAGTATGGGTTTAAGTTTCAATTTTGAAGAGATGAAGCCAACAAATACTTTTGATGCACACCGTTTGGCGAAATTTGCAAAGGATCAGGGGAAGGAAAAGGAGATTACAGAAAATTTACTTTTTGCATATTTCACTGAATCGAGAAACTTAAGTGATGCGGAGACGCTCGCTGCTATCGCTGAAGCTTCAGGTTTAGATAAGCAAGAAGCTTTAAATGTTATTAATAATAAAAATGCGTATGCGAATGAAGTTAGAATTGATGAAGCAATTGCCCAACAGTATAAAATTACGGGGGTACCTTATTTTATTGTTAATCAAAAGTATGCTATTTCAGGTGCGCAACCACTTGAAACCTTCGTTGGTGCACTTCAGCAGGTGTGGGAAGAAGAGAATCCTAAGCCCGAACTTCAGGATCTTTCAATAAATAGTACAACAGATACTTATTGTACAGATGGTAGTTGCTCGATACCTCCAAAGGAATAA
- a CDS encoding HAMP domain-containing sensor histidine kinase, producing MKKIFSPFTYVYKKTRRLAKKVVQSVKRSIRIQLITAFTACALLGLFVSTKIVAPIFEDASRHAEINYKDGMEQINRKAQSTAEMMVDENKLDAVRNMIELENENLAQGHDAFKILVTDENGKVLYKTKQAQEEQINLHNTIRNATSFAINYSNNNDIERSRKEFITFSPITIEGKNLYMFVSGIPQGEVVYYKVEGPFPFLIGVLVFIFSFFYITKRKMKQIEAMAQGVKEIERGNLAYRIEKKGEDEIAALTENINNMAEELMNNIEKERKLEKQKNELITNVSHDLRTPLTSIMGYLRLLRDSKYENKEQHDEYTRIAFVKSEQLKNLIEDLFEYTKLTNEQVVLEKQEVCINELLEQLIEELVPQAEEHGLAFVKRFPEERAYASIDSEKMVRVFDNLLMNAIKYSKDDGEIKVSLQRQRRDIQIVIANHSEEFTREELGNLFERFYKKDQSRSRVTEGSGLGLAIAKNIVELQGGSIRAEYEEGIIRFIVSLPIIEK from the coding sequence TTGAAAAAGATATTTAGCCCTTTTACTTATGTGTATAAGAAAACTAGAAGGTTAGCTAAAAAGGTAGTACAGAGTGTGAAGCGGAGTATAAGAATTCAACTTATTACTGCGTTTACTGCATGTGCGTTATTAGGTCTCTTTGTATCAACGAAGATAGTAGCACCTATTTTTGAGGATGCTAGTCGACATGCTGAGATTAATTATAAAGATGGTATGGAGCAAATTAATCGTAAAGCTCAAAGTACAGCGGAAATGATGGTTGATGAAAATAAGTTAGATGCTGTGCGAAATATGATAGAACTAGAAAATGAAAACTTAGCGCAGGGGCATGATGCTTTTAAAATATTAGTTACCGATGAAAATGGTAAGGTTCTGTATAAAACGAAGCAGGCGCAAGAAGAGCAAATCAATTTGCATAACACAATTCGTAATGCGACTTCATTTGCTATCAATTATTCGAATAATAATGATATTGAAAGATCAAGAAAAGAGTTTATTACATTTTCACCTATTACAATTGAAGGTAAGAACTTATATATGTTTGTGAGCGGAATTCCTCAAGGGGAGGTAGTCTATTATAAAGTGGAAGGACCGTTTCCATTTCTAATAGGTGTACTCGTATTCATTTTCTCTTTCTTCTATATAACAAAGAGAAAGATGAAGCAGATTGAAGCGATGGCGCAAGGGGTAAAGGAAATAGAAAGAGGGAACTTAGCTTATCGTATTGAGAAGAAAGGTGAGGATGAGATCGCTGCACTAACTGAGAATATTAACAATATGGCAGAAGAGCTTATGAATAATATAGAAAAGGAACGTAAATTAGAAAAGCAAAAGAACGAGCTTATTACGAATGTATCTCATGATTTACGTACACCACTTACTTCTATTATGGGTTACTTGAGATTACTTCGAGACTCTAAATATGAAAATAAAGAACAACATGATGAATATACGAGAATTGCTTTTGTAAAGTCGGAGCAGTTAAAGAATTTAATAGAAGATTTATTTGAGTATACGAAGTTAACAAATGAGCAAGTTGTATTAGAAAAACAAGAAGTATGTATAAATGAGTTACTTGAGCAATTAATAGAAGAGTTAGTACCACAGGCGGAAGAGCATGGGCTTGCGTTTGTTAAGAGATTTCCTGAGGAACGTGCATATGCATCGATTGATTCGGAAAAGATGGTTCGTGTATTTGATAATTTACTAATGAATGCGATTAAGTATAGTAAAGATGATGGAGAGATAAAAGTTTCTCTTCAAAGGCAACGCAGGGATATACAAATTGTAATTGCGAATCATAGTGAAGAGTTTACGAGAGAAGAGTTAGGGAATTTGTTTGAACGCTTTTATAAGAAGGATCAATCTCGAAGTAGAGTAACAGAAGGTTCAGGGCTCGGGTTAGCAATTGCGAAAAATATTGTTGAGTTACAAGGTGGTAGTATTCGAGCTGAATATGAGGAAGGTATTATTCGATTTATCGTTTCGTTACCTATTATAGAAAAATAA
- a CDS encoding response regulator transcription factor has product MAGETILVVDDEKEIRNLITIYLKNEGYKVLQAGDGEEGLRILEENEVHLVVLDIMMPKVDGIHMCMKVREAKEMPIIMLSAKTQDMDKILGLTTGADDYVTKPFNPLELIARIKSQLRRYMKMNGFAIQDEDELEIGDMKINISTHKVIVEGEEVKLTPREFSILELLARNPGMVFSAEQIYEKVWNERSFQSDNTVMVHIRKVREKIEENPRKPRYIKTVWGVGYKIEKDI; this is encoded by the coding sequence ATGGCTGGGGAAACAATACTTGTCGTAGATGATGAAAAAGAAATTAGGAATCTTATTACAATTTATTTAAAGAACGAAGGATATAAAGTACTGCAAGCAGGGGACGGAGAAGAAGGATTACGTATATTAGAAGAAAATGAAGTGCACTTAGTTGTATTAGATATTATGATGCCGAAAGTAGATGGTATTCATATGTGTATGAAAGTAAGGGAGGCGAAAGAGATGCCAATTATTATGCTTTCGGCAAAAACGCAGGACATGGATAAAATTTTAGGATTAACAACAGGTGCAGATGATTATGTAACGAAACCATTTAATCCGTTAGAGCTAATCGCAAGAATTAAATCGCAGCTACGTCGCTATATGAAAATGAATGGTTTTGCTATTCAAGATGAGGACGAGCTAGAAATAGGTGATATGAAAATTAACATCTCGACCCATAAAGTCATTGTAGAGGGAGAAGAAGTCAAACTAACTCCAAGGGAATTCTCAATTTTAGAATTGCTAGCTCGTAATCCAGGTATGGTCTTTAGCGCTGAGCAAATTTATGAAAAGGTTTGGAACGAAAGATCTTTCCAGTCTGATAACACTGTAATGGTACATATTCGGAAAGTGCGTGAAAAGATCGAGGAGAATCCGAGGAAGCCAAGATATATAAAAACGGTATGGGGAGTGGGGTATAAGATTGAAAAAGATATTTAG
- a CDS encoding NCS2 family permease has protein sequence MKRYFQFDELGTNYKTEFIAGLTTFLSMAYVLFVNPATLSLGNVKGLPAGTGMDPGAVFVATALAAAIGSLIMGIFAKYPIALAPGMGINAFFAYTAVLTMGIPWQTAIAGTLMSGIIFIILTASGIREKIINAIPVELKFAVAAGIGLFIAFLGFQNAGIIVKNDAVLVGLGDLTKGTTLLAIFGVVTTIIFMIKKVNGAVFYGMILTAILGVATGLIDTPKAVVGAIPSLEPTFGMALTHFGDIFTVQMAIVIITFFFIDFFDTAGTLVAVANQAGLMKNNKLPRAGKALFADAIATVIGAILGTSTTTSYIESSAGVAAGGRSGFTAVVTAGFFLLALFFSPLLSVVTPAVTAPALIIVGILMVSSLGEIDWKKFEIAVPAFFTIISMPLTYSIATGIAIGFIFYPITMVVSGRRKEIHPIMYVMGVLFVLYFIYVRK, from the coding sequence ATGAAACGCTATTTTCAGTTTGATGAACTCGGCACAAATTATAAAACAGAGTTCATAGCAGGTTTAACGACATTTCTATCTATGGCTTACGTACTATTTGTCAATCCTGCTACGCTGTCGCTTGGGAATGTTAAAGGATTACCGGCAGGTACAGGAATGGATCCAGGTGCAGTATTCGTTGCTACAGCATTAGCAGCGGCGATTGGTTCGTTAATTATGGGGATATTTGCGAAGTATCCGATTGCTTTAGCGCCAGGTATGGGAATAAACGCGTTCTTTGCTTATACAGCGGTGTTAACGATGGGAATTCCGTGGCAAACGGCGATTGCTGGAACATTAATGTCAGGTATTATCTTTATTATTCTTACTGCTTCAGGTATTCGTGAAAAAATCATTAATGCAATTCCAGTAGAGTTAAAGTTTGCAGTAGCGGCGGGTATCGGATTATTCATTGCCTTCCTTGGATTCCAAAATGCCGGAATTATCGTGAAAAATGATGCTGTTCTTGTTGGATTGGGGGATTTAACAAAGGGCACAACGTTACTAGCAATCTTCGGAGTTGTTACTACAATCATCTTCATGATTAAGAAAGTCAATGGTGCAGTATTTTACGGTATGATTCTTACAGCAATCTTAGGAGTAGCAACGGGATTAATTGATACTCCGAAAGCTGTAGTAGGAGCAATACCGAGTCTAGAACCGACGTTCGGTATGGCGTTAACTCACTTTGGAGATATTTTCACTGTTCAAATGGCGATTGTTATTATAACGTTCTTCTTTATCGATTTCTTTGATACAGCAGGTACGCTTGTAGCCGTTGCAAATCAAGCGGGATTAATGAAGAACAATAAATTACCACGTGCAGGAAAAGCTTTATTCGCAGATGCAATTGCAACTGTAATCGGTGCGATTTTAGGTACATCAACAACAACGTCTTATATTGAATCTTCTGCAGGGGTAGCAGCGGGTGGACGTTCTGGATTTACAGCAGTTGTAACAGCAGGGTTCTTCTTGCTAGCGCTATTCTTCTCACCACTATTAAGTGTTGTGACACCAGCTGTAACAGCACCAGCATTAATTATTGTAGGGATCTTGATGGTTTCATCTTTAGGCGAAATTGATTGGAAGAAATTCGAGATTGCAGTACCAGCATTCTTTACTATCATTTCAATGCCACTTACGTATAGTATCGCAACAGGAATTGCAATCGGTTTTATCTTCTATCCAATTACAATGGTTGTGAGTGGTCGTCGTAAAGAGATTCATCCAATTATGTATGTTATGGGAGTTTTATTCGTACTATATTTTATCTACGTTCGTAAATAA
- the guaA gene encoding glutamine-hydrolyzing GMP synthase: MLKKQHDTIIVLDFGSQYNQLIARRIREFGVYSELHPHTITAEEIKAMNPKGIIFSGGPNSVYGEGALHCDEKIFELGLPIFGICYGMQLMTQQFGGKVERANHREYGKAVLKVENESKLYTNLPEEQVVWMSHGDLVTGLPEGFVVDATSESCPIAGMSNEAKNLYGVQFHPEVRHSEHGNDLIKNFVFGVCGCSEGWNMENFIEVELEKIRETVGDKKVLCALSGGVDSSVVAVLIHKAIGDQLTCIFVDHGLLRKDEAEGVMKTFSEGFHMNVIKVDAKERFMNKLKGVEDPEQKRKIIGNEFIYVFDDEASKLQGMDFLAQGTLYTDIVESGTATAQTIKSHHNVGGLPEDMQFKLIEPLNTLFKDEVRVLGSELGIPDEIVWRQPFPGPGLGIRVLGEITEEKLEIVRESDAILREEIIKAGLDREVWQYFTALPGMRSVGVMGDERTYDYTVGIRAVTSIDGMTADWARIPWDVLEKISVRIVNEVKHVNRIVYDITSKPPATIEWE; encoded by the coding sequence ATTTTGAAGAAGCAGCATGATACAATTATCGTTTTAGATTTTGGGAGTCAGTACAATCAGTTAATAGCACGTCGAATTCGTGAGTTCGGTGTATACAGTGAACTTCATCCGCATACAATTACTGCAGAAGAAATTAAAGCAATGAATCCAAAAGGGATCATTTTCTCTGGTGGACCAAATAGTGTATATGGTGAAGGTGCATTACATTGTGATGAAAAAATCTTTGAATTAGGTCTACCGATCTTCGGTATTTGTTACGGTATGCAACTTATGACGCAACAGTTCGGTGGTAAAGTAGAACGTGCAAACCACCGTGAGTATGGAAAAGCTGTTCTTAAAGTAGAGAACGAATCAAAATTATATACGAACCTTCCAGAAGAGCAAGTTGTATGGATGAGCCATGGTGACTTAGTAACTGGTTTACCTGAAGGATTCGTAGTAGATGCAACAAGTGAGTCTTGTCCAATTGCTGGTATGAGCAATGAAGCGAAAAACTTATACGGTGTACAATTCCACCCAGAAGTACGTCACTCTGAGCACGGTAACGATTTAATTAAAAACTTCGTATTCGGCGTATGTGGTTGTTCTGAAGGATGGAACATGGAGAACTTTATTGAAGTAGAATTAGAGAAGATCCGTGAAACTGTTGGAGACAAAAAAGTACTATGCGCACTTAGTGGCGGTGTAGATTCTTCTGTTGTAGCAGTATTAATTCATAAAGCAATCGGTGATCAACTAACATGTATTTTCGTGGACCACGGTTTACTTCGTAAAGATGAAGCAGAAGGTGTTATGAAAACATTTAGCGAAGGCTTCCATATGAACGTTATTAAAGTGGATGCAAAAGAACGCTTCATGAACAAGTTAAAAGGTGTAGAAGATCCAGAACAAAAACGTAAAATCATTGGTAATGAATTCATTTACGTATTTGATGATGAAGCTTCTAAATTACAAGGAATGGACTTCCTAGCGCAAGGTACACTTTACACAGACATCGTTGAAAGTGGTACAGCAACTGCACAAACAATTAAGTCTCACCATAACGTTGGTGGACTTCCAGAAGACATGCAGTTCAAATTAATTGAGCCTTTAAACACTTTATTTAAAGACGAAGTACGTGTATTAGGATCAGAACTAGGAATTCCTGATGAAATCGTATGGCGTCAACCGTTCCCAGGTCCAGGACTTGGTATTCGTGTATTAGGTGAAATTACAGAAGAGAAATTAGAAATCGTTCGTGAATCTGATGCGATTTTACGTGAAGAAATTATAAAAGCAGGATTAGACCGCGAAGTTTGGCAATACTTCACTGCGCTTCCTGGTATGCGTAGTGTAGGTGTTATGGGTGACGAGCGTACTTACGATTACACAGTAGGTATCCGTGCAGTAACATCTATCGACGGTATGACAGCTGACTGGGCACGTATCCCTTGGGATGTATTAGAGAAAATCTCTGTACGTATCGTAAACGAAGTAAAACACGTTAACCGTATCGTGTATGATATAACGAGTAAGCCACCAGCAACTATCGAGTGGGAATAG